In Jejubacter calystegiae, the following are encoded in one genomic region:
- the flgG gene encoding flagellar basal-body rod protein FlgG: MIRSLWIAKTGLEAQQTNMDVISNNLANVSTNGFKRQRAVFEDLLYQTMRQPGAQSSEQTTIPSGLQLGTGVRPVATERIHSQGSLTQTNNSKDVAIDGQGFIQVLMPDGTTAYTRDGSFQIDQNGQLVTSSGYQIQPAITVPQDAQTITIGKDGIVSVTIAGQTSPQQVGQLTLATFINDSGLERLGENLYRETQASGAPNENTPGLNGAGSLIQGYVETSNVNVAEELVNMIQTQRAYEINSKAVSTSDQMLQRLSQL; the protein is encoded by the coding sequence ATGATCCGCTCTTTATGGATTGCCAAAACCGGCCTCGAAGCCCAGCAGACAAATATGGATGTGATCTCCAACAACCTGGCGAACGTTAGCACCAACGGCTTTAAACGCCAGCGCGCCGTGTTTGAAGATCTGCTGTATCAGACCATGCGTCAGCCGGGGGCTCAGTCATCCGAGCAGACCACCATTCCGTCTGGCCTGCAGTTGGGTACCGGCGTGCGGCCGGTCGCCACCGAGCGCATTCACAGCCAGGGCAGCCTGACCCAGACCAATAACAGTAAGGATGTGGCCATCGACGGTCAGGGCTTTATTCAGGTACTGATGCCCGATGGCACCACCGCCTACACCCGCGATGGCTCTTTCCAAATCGATCAGAACGGCCAGTTGGTGACCTCCAGCGGCTACCAGATCCAGCCAGCGATTACCGTACCTCAGGACGCCCAGACCATCACCATTGGTAAGGACGGGATCGTCAGCGTCACCATCGCAGGCCAGACCAGTCCGCAGCAGGTGGGGCAGCTGACTCTGGCAACCTTTATCAACGACTCCGGTCTGGAAAGACTGGGCGAGAACCTGTACCGCGAAACTCAGGCCTCTGGCGCACCAAACGAAAATACCCCGGGGCTGAACGGCGCCGGTTCTCTGATTCAGGGCTACGTGGAAACCTCGAACGTGAACGTGGCGGAAGAACTGGTCAATATGATCCAGACCCAGCGTGCCTATGAAATCAACAGTAAAGCCGTATCAACGTCTGACCAGATGCTCCAGCGTCTGAGCCAGCTTTAA
- a CDS encoding flagellar basal body L-ring protein FlgH has translation MGLSLLLNGCAYLPHKPLVDGPTTAQPVPVASSAASGSIFQSGQAMNYGYQPMFEDRRPRNIGDTLTIVLQENVSASKSSSANASRDGSAGLSFEAMPRFMNGLFAGDRANTAITGNNDFTGRGGAAAQNTFSGTITVTVHQVLANGNLHVVGEKQIAINQGTEFIRFSGVVNPRTISGSNTVISTQVADARIEYVGNGYINEAQQMGWLQRFFLNLSPF, from the coding sequence CTGGGCCTGAGCCTGTTGCTCAACGGCTGCGCCTATCTCCCGCACAAGCCGCTGGTTGATGGCCCGACCACAGCACAGCCGGTGCCGGTGGCGTCCAGCGCTGCCAGCGGTTCCATTTTTCAGTCTGGACAGGCCATGAATTACGGCTATCAGCCGATGTTCGAAGACCGTCGCCCGCGCAACATCGGCGACACCCTGACCATTGTGTTGCAGGAAAACGTCAGCGCCAGCAAGAGCTCTTCGGCCAACGCGTCGCGCGATGGCTCCGCAGGCCTGTCGTTTGAAGCCATGCCGCGCTTTATGAACGGCCTGTTCGCAGGCGATCGCGCCAATACCGCCATCACCGGCAATAACGACTTTACCGGTCGCGGCGGCGCGGCGGCGCAGAACACCTTTAGCGGCACCATTACTGTGACGGTTCACCAGGTTCTGGCTAACGGTAACCTGCATGTGGTGGGTGAAAAACAGATAGCCATTAACCAGGGCACGGAGTTTATCCGCTTCTCCGGCGTAGTGAACCCGCGCACCATTAGCGGCAGCAACACCGTGATCTCCACCCAGGTGGCAGACGCCCGCATCGAGTATGTCGGTAATGGCTATATTAACGAAGCGCAGCAAATGGGCTGGCTCCAGCGCTTCTTCCTGAATCTTTCTCCGTTTTGA
- a CDS encoding flagellar basal body P-ring protein FlgI: MAAPSAMAERIRDLTTVQGVRSNALIGYGLVVGLDGTGDQTMQTPFTTQSLNNMLSQLGITVPAGTNMQLKNVAAVMVTAQLPPFARAGQKVDVVVSSLGNAKSLRGGTLLMTPLKGVDNQVYALAQGNLLISGAGAQGGGSSVQVNHLNSGRITHGAIIEREVPADFANGNTLNLQLNEEDFTVAQQISDEINRRFGGGTALPEDGRTVRVYVPRDGAGKVRFLADMQNIPIRVGVSDAKVILNSRTGTVVMNRNVVLDSCAIAQGDLTVEVNRSLEVNQPDTPFAGGQTTVTPNTQISLREQGGSLQQVNASANLNSVVRALNNLGATPNDLMAILQAMQNAGCLRAKLEIN, encoded by the coding sequence ATGGCGGCCCCCTCTGCCATGGCCGAGCGCATCCGGGATTTAACCACCGTTCAGGGCGTGCGCAGTAATGCCCTGATCGGCTACGGTCTGGTGGTGGGTCTTGACGGTACCGGCGACCAGACCATGCAGACCCCGTTTACCACCCAGAGCCTGAACAACATGCTCTCTCAACTGGGGATTACCGTTCCGGCGGGTACCAATATGCAGCTGAAAAACGTGGCCGCCGTGATGGTGACCGCACAGCTTCCCCCGTTTGCCCGCGCCGGGCAGAAAGTGGATGTGGTGGTCTCTTCACTGGGTAACGCCAAGAGCCTGCGCGGCGGCACCCTGCTGATGACGCCGCTGAAAGGCGTGGATAACCAGGTCTACGCCCTGGCTCAGGGTAACCTGCTGATTTCCGGCGCCGGTGCCCAGGGTGGCGGTAGCAGCGTTCAGGTCAACCACCTGAACAGCGGACGTATCACCCACGGCGCCATCATTGAACGCGAAGTACCGGCGGATTTCGCCAACGGCAACACGCTGAATCTGCAACTGAATGAAGAAGACTTCACCGTAGCGCAGCAGATTAGCGACGAGATTAACCGCCGCTTCGGCGGCGGCACCGCGCTGCCGGAAGATGGCCGCACGGTGCGGGTCTACGTACCGCGCGACGGCGCCGGTAAGGTGCGCTTCCTGGCCGATATGCAGAATATCCCCATCCGGGTGGGCGTATCGGACGCCAAAGTGATCCTTAATTCGCGTACCGGTACCGTGGTGATGAACCGCAACGTGGTACTGGATTCCTGCGCCATCGCTCAGGGCGATCTGACCGTGGAAGTCAACCGCTCTCTGGAAGTTAATCAGCCGGATACGCCGTTTGCCGGTGGCCAGACCACGGTCACGCCGAACACCCAGATTTCGTTGCGCGAACAGGGCGGCTCGCTACAACAGGTCAATGCCAGCGCTAATCTGAACAGCGTGGTACGGGCGCTGAACAACCTGGGGGCCACCCCGAACGATCTGATGGCGATTCTGCAGGCGATGCAAAACGCAGGCTGTCTGCGTGCGAAACTGGAGATTAACTAA
- the flgJ gene encoding flagellar assembly peptidoglycan hydrolase FlgJ has protein sequence MKGTAAFDIQSLAALKKEANTSPNGALRKAAQQMEGLFVQMMLKSMRDATPEGGLLDSSQSRMFTAMYDQQISQDIAARGLGLADVMVKQFGGEPETTTVHSASHEVPLALSQEARNNMPLQALNQAVRRAVPSLESAPLPAQPTGPVLSNANFISRLSAPAQQVARESGIPAQLIMAQAALESGWGQREIPTQDGKPSHNLFGIKATGGWKGRTTEVTTTEYVDGIAQKVKAKFRVYDSYAHALSDYASLLTRNPRYQKVVGAQTPEHGAKALQAAGYATDPRYAQKLISIIQNVKGNLNQAVKAYQTDLSSIF, from the coding sequence ATGAAAGGGACGGCAGCATTCGATATCCAGTCGCTCGCCGCACTGAAGAAGGAGGCGAACACCTCCCCCAACGGTGCGTTAAGGAAAGCGGCGCAGCAAATGGAAGGGCTGTTCGTACAGATGATGCTAAAAAGCATGCGCGACGCCACCCCGGAAGGCGGGCTACTCGACAGCAGCCAGTCGCGGATGTTTACCGCGATGTACGACCAGCAGATCTCCCAGGATATCGCCGCCCGGGGCCTGGGGCTGGCGGATGTGATGGTTAAGCAGTTCGGCGGCGAGCCGGAAACCACTACGGTACACAGCGCCTCTCACGAGGTACCGCTGGCCCTGAGCCAGGAGGCGCGCAACAACATGCCGCTTCAGGCTCTGAACCAGGCCGTACGACGGGCGGTTCCTTCGCTGGAATCTGCGCCGCTGCCTGCCCAGCCCACCGGCCCGGTGCTGAGCAACGCCAACTTTATTTCACGCCTGTCCGCACCGGCCCAGCAGGTCGCGCGCGAAAGCGGCATTCCGGCGCAGCTGATTATGGCTCAGGCGGCGCTGGAATCCGGCTGGGGTCAGCGCGAAATCCCGACTCAGGACGGCAAACCGAGCCACAACCTGTTCGGCATTAAGGCGACCGGCGGCTGGAAGGGACGCACCACCGAAGTCACCACCACCGAATATGTGGACGGTATCGCACAGAAGGTGAAGGCGAAATTCCGGGTTTACGACTCTTATGCCCACGCGCTTTCCGACTATGCTTCGCTGCTGACCCGCAACCCGCGCTATCAGAAAGTAGTTGGCGCGCAAACTCCCGAGCATGGCGCCAAAGCGCTTCAGGCGGCGGGCTACGCGACCGACCCCAGATATGCGCAGAAGCTGATTTCCATTATTCAAAACGTGAAAGGCAATCTGAACCAGGCGGTAAAAGCGTACCAGACCGATCTGAGTTCAATTTTCTAA
- the flgK gene encoding flagellar hook-associated protein FlgK: MSNLMYLARSGLSSAQSALNVVGNNMNNAFTEGYSRQSIVLGQAGGKSTNYGFFGYGVQVDDVQRAYDGFINNQLRGATTNFMSLYSRNTQLTQIDNMLGDDSSNVSASLNNIFTAMEGISKDPVGAAERQETLSNMQSISYQYQSYSNTLNGLEKSTNTLIEQSVKDINTATEQLANINKEISKIQAQTGGVPADLLDQRDLLLNQLSQQVDIRVEENTTTGIVSVSMANGLPLVNGDRSYKLETSASPENPAQTIVSYVDASGNSIRLDESKITNGNLGGLFKFRNEDLVQARNDLNMMALQMANRFNEVNRDGYDLNGNRGEDLFSFKDPVAQANRNNAGDASFDISWTNISEVQAQEYTLTFKGPGQDDWEVVRADGSKVTPTIGDNGELEFDGISMMPNGTPQPGDSFRMNPVENAAGSLKVAITSGDQIAASSSDDPTNESNNENIKALIAIRDERLIGNATLTEAYASLVSNVGSSMSSLKSNLQTSAKVVTAVQTQQQSVAGVDIYEEYVNLQMFQQYYQANAQVLQTAVSIFDTILSIR; encoded by the coding sequence ATGTCCAATCTCATGTATCTGGCCCGCAGTGGGCTAAGCTCAGCCCAATCGGCCCTTAACGTCGTGGGTAACAACATGAACAATGCCTTCACCGAAGGCTACAGCCGACAAAGCATCGTTCTGGGACAGGCCGGCGGTAAAAGCACCAACTACGGCTTTTTCGGCTATGGCGTGCAGGTAGACGACGTCCAGCGCGCCTACGACGGTTTTATTAATAATCAGCTGCGCGGCGCCACCACCAATTTTATGTCGCTGTACAGCCGCAATACCCAGCTCACCCAGATCGACAATATGCTGGGCGACGACAGCTCTAATGTCTCCGCTTCGCTGAACAATATTTTCACCGCCATGGAGGGAATTTCGAAGGATCCGGTGGGGGCTGCCGAACGTCAGGAAACGCTGTCGAATATGCAGTCCATCAGCTACCAGTACCAGAGCTACAGCAACACGCTGAACGGACTGGAAAAGAGCACCAACACGCTGATCGAACAGTCGGTAAAGGACATTAATACCGCCACCGAGCAGCTGGCGAATATCAATAAAGAGATATCCAAGATCCAGGCACAGACCGGCGGCGTACCGGCGGATCTGCTGGATCAGCGCGATCTGCTGCTGAACCAGCTGAGCCAGCAGGTCGATATCCGGGTGGAAGAGAACACCACCACCGGCATCGTTTCGGTTTCGATGGCTAACGGCCTGCCGCTGGTTAACGGCGATCGCTCCTACAAGCTGGAAACCAGCGCCTCGCCGGAAAATCCGGCGCAGACCATCGTCTCTTACGTTGACGCTTCCGGTAATAGCATCCGTCTGGACGAAAGCAAAATCACCAACGGCAACCTCGGCGGCCTGTTCAAGTTCCGCAACGAAGACCTGGTACAGGCGCGCAACGACCTGAACATGATGGCGTTACAGATGGCCAATCGCTTCAATGAAGTGAACCGCGATGGCTACGATCTGAACGGTAATCGCGGCGAGGATCTCTTCAGCTTTAAAGATCCGGTGGCGCAGGCCAACCGCAACAACGCCGGTGACGCCAGCTTTGACATTAGCTGGACCAACATCAGCGAAGTACAGGCCCAGGAATACACCCTCACCTTTAAAGGCCCGGGTCAGGACGACTGGGAAGTAGTACGCGCTGACGGCAGCAAGGTCACGCCAACCATTGGCGACAACGGCGAGCTGGAGTTCGACGGTATCTCCATGATGCCGAACGGTACGCCTCAGCCGGGCGATAGCTTCCGCATGAACCCGGTGGAAAACGCGGCCGGTAGCCTGAAGGTCGCCATCACCAGCGGCGATCAGATTGCCGCTTCCAGCTCTGACGATCCCACCAACGAAAGTAACAACGAAAATATTAAAGCGCTGATCGCCATTCGCGATGAGCGTCTGATCGGTAACGCGACCCTGACGGAAGCCTACGCCAGCCTGGTGAGCAACGTCGGTTCTTCCATGAGTTCGCTGAAAAGCAACCTGCAAACCAGCGCTAAAGTGGTCACGGCAGTACAGACCCAGCAACAGTCCGTAGCCGGCGTGGACATCTATGAAGAGTATGTGAACCTGCAGATGTTCCAGCAGTATTACCAGGCCAACGCCCAGGTGCTGCAAACCGCAGTGAGCATTTTCGACACTATTCTGAGCATTCGATAA
- the flgL gene encoding flagellar hook-associated protein FlgL yields MRLSTNFMYQKNIESLSNAMVKGNDIYTRLAAGKMLLNPSDDPSAASQAVTLQNSLSRADQFTTARTYAQDKLGQENNALTAISNLMTNNLAEKIVAGGNGSYSDADREALATELQGIRDNIMDIGNSKDSNGRYIFSGYKTNTQPFDKETGAYSGGDTPMSQVVADSTEMQVGHTGSDVFMSGTDDDIIVQLDRAIAALKQPVESDEDREALQKTLDEVNVSIKKGVDNLGRIQAEVGTSLQQLEALGFSADTQRVNLETRLQDTVGSDPNSMVTMVAASKMSEFSLSASMMVFQSMQSMSLFNMVR; encoded by the coding sequence ATGCGTCTAAGCACTAATTTTATGTACCAGAAAAATATCGAAAGCCTGTCGAATGCGATGGTTAAAGGCAACGATATCTACACGCGTCTGGCGGCGGGCAAAATGCTGCTCAATCCGTCTGACGATCCCTCCGCTGCTTCCCAAGCCGTGACGCTGCAGAACAGCCTGTCCCGCGCCGATCAGTTTACCACCGCGCGTACCTACGCCCAGGACAAGCTGGGTCAGGAGAATAACGCGCTGACGGCGATCTCTAATCTGATGACCAATAATCTGGCGGAAAAGATTGTGGCAGGCGGTAACGGCTCTTACTCCGACGCCGACCGCGAAGCTCTGGCGACCGAACTGCAGGGCATTCGCGATAACATAATGGATATTGGCAATAGCAAAGACAGCAATGGCCGCTATATCTTCTCTGGCTATAAGACCAACACCCAGCCGTTTGATAAAGAGACCGGCGCCTATTCCGGCGGCGATACTCCCATGTCTCAGGTCGTGGCCGACAGTACCGAAATGCAAGTGGGCCATACCGGTAGCGACGTCTTTATGAGCGGCACCGACGACGATATCATCGTCCAGTTGGATCGCGCTATTGCAGCGCTGAAGCAGCCAGTGGAATCTGATGAGGATCGCGAAGCGCTGCAAAAAACCCTGGACGAGGTGAACGTCTCTATTAAGAAAGGCGTGGACAACCTGGGCCGTATCCAGGCGGAAGTGGGTACCAGCCTGCAACAGCTGGAAGCCCTGGGCTTTAGCGCCGATACCCAGCGGGTCAACCTGGAAACCCGCCTGCAGGATACCGTGGGTTCTGACCCCAACTCGATGGTCACCATGGTGGCGGCATCGAAGATGTCGGAGTTCTCACTGAGCGCCTCGATGATGGTGTTCCAGTCCATGCAGAGCATGTCGCTGTTTAATATGGTGCGTTAA
- the fhuE gene encoding ferric-rhodotorulic acid/ferric-coprogen receptor FhuE yields MPSPFRAASTPSLLAVSIGLALLSPTFAAQAEPEETMVVDSSATPNVADDKQDYSVKTTTAGTKMLMIQRDIPQSVSIISKQRMQDQQLNSLGDVLSNTTGITTNMSDSERSLYYSRGFLIDNYMVDGIPTFFESRWNLGDALSDTALFERVEVVRGATGLMTGTGNPSAAINMVRKHADSRTPTGDISVEYGSWNKQRYVADLSTPLTSDGRIRGRMVAGYQHNDSWLDRYTSEKKFFYGVLDADLTDATRFSVGYEYQQIDVDSPTWGGLPRWYTDGGSTHFDRSRSTAPDWAYNDKTFKKVFATLNHRFDNNWEVTLNGTHSETELDSRQMYLDALVDRSTGNLVSPYGPSYPVVGGTGYNTGKRKVDALDLFASGNYELFGRQHQLMVGTSYSKQNNRYLNAWANVSAEEVGNVWNGTAHFPETDWGPMDVAQDDTIHIKSAYTSTRISLADPLYLILGARYTKWSIDGLTQHMEQNRTTPYAGLVYDINDNWSTYASYTSIFQPQSYRDINGKYLSPTTGENYELGVKSDWMNSRLTTSLAVFRIEQDNVAQTTNQIIPGTTETAYRSVNGTVSKGVELEVNGALTDNWQMTFGATRYLAEDGDDKAINPELPRTSLKLFTSYRLPALQALTVGGGVNWQNGTYQDVATPDGTWRAKQGSYALVDLFARYQVNKNLSLQANLNNLFDEAYDTSVSRSVVYGAPRNFSVTANYRF; encoded by the coding sequence ATGCCTTCCCCATTCAGAGCAGCATCCACCCCCTCGCTGTTGGCCGTCAGTATTGGCCTGGCGCTACTCTCTCCGACCTTCGCGGCCCAGGCCGAACCCGAAGAGACGATGGTCGTCGACAGCAGTGCAACACCGAACGTGGCAGACGATAAGCAGGACTACAGCGTCAAGACCACCACGGCGGGCACTAAAATGCTGATGATCCAGCGCGATATTCCGCAGTCGGTCAGTATTATCAGCAAACAGCGTATGCAGGATCAGCAACTGAATTCGCTGGGGGATGTCCTGAGCAACACCACCGGTATTACCACCAACATGTCGGATTCGGAGCGTAGCCTCTATTATTCTCGCGGCTTTCTGATTGATAACTACATGGTGGACGGGATCCCCACCTTCTTTGAATCGCGCTGGAATCTGGGAGATGCGCTGTCCGATACCGCGCTGTTCGAACGCGTGGAGGTAGTGCGTGGCGCCACGGGGCTGATGACCGGCACCGGCAACCCTTCGGCGGCCATCAATATGGTGCGTAAACATGCCGACAGCCGCACGCCGACCGGCGATATCTCTGTGGAGTATGGAAGCTGGAACAAGCAGCGCTATGTGGCTGACCTTTCCACGCCGCTGACCAGCGACGGGCGCATCCGCGGTCGGATGGTGGCGGGCTATCAGCATAACGATAGCTGGCTGGATCGCTACACAAGTGAGAAGAAGTTCTTCTACGGCGTGCTGGATGCCGACCTGACCGACGCCACCCGCTTTTCTGTGGGCTATGAATACCAGCAGATCGATGTCGATAGCCCAACCTGGGGCGGCCTGCCGCGCTGGTATACCGATGGGGGCTCCACCCATTTCGACCGCAGCCGCAGCACCGCGCCGGACTGGGCCTATAACGACAAAACCTTCAAGAAAGTCTTCGCTACCCTAAACCACCGCTTCGATAACAACTGGGAAGTGACCCTGAACGGCACCCACAGCGAAACGGAACTCGACAGCCGCCAGATGTACCTGGACGCGCTGGTCGATCGCAGCACTGGCAATCTGGTCAGCCCTTATGGTCCCTCTTACCCCGTAGTGGGCGGAACCGGTTACAACACCGGAAAACGTAAAGTCGATGCGCTCGATCTGTTCGCCAGCGGCAATTATGAGCTGTTTGGCCGTCAGCATCAGTTGATGGTCGGCACCAGCTACAGCAAGCAGAATAACCGTTACCTGAACGCCTGGGCCAATGTCTCCGCCGAAGAGGTGGGCAACGTCTGGAACGGCACCGCGCACTTCCCGGAAACCGACTGGGGCCCGATGGACGTGGCGCAGGATGACACCATCCACATTAAATCGGCCTATACATCGACCCGTATCTCGCTGGCGGACCCGCTGTACCTGATTCTGGGCGCCCGCTACACCAAATGGAGCATCGACGGGCTGACCCAGCATATGGAGCAGAACCGCACCACGCCTTACGCCGGGCTGGTGTATGACATCAACGATAACTGGTCGACCTACGCCAGCTATACCTCCATCTTCCAGCCCCAGAGCTACCGGGATATTAACGGCAAGTATCTGTCGCCCACCACCGGTGAAAACTACGAGCTGGGCGTGAAGTCCGACTGGATGAACAGCCGTCTGACCACCTCGCTGGCGGTGTTCCGTATCGAGCAGGATAACGTGGCCCAGACCACCAACCAGATTATCCCCGGCACCACCGAAACCGCATACCGGAGCGTAAACGGTACCGTCAGTAAAGGGGTTGAGCTGGAAGTGAACGGCGCGCTGACCGACAACTGGCAGATGACTTTTGGCGCCACCCGCTATCTGGCCGAGGATGGCGACGATAAGGCGATCAATCCAGAGCTGCCGCGCACCTCGCTGAAGCTGTTCACCAGCTACCGCCTGCCTGCGCTTCAGGCCCTGACCGTTGGCGGCGGCGTGAACTGGCAGAATGGCACGTATCAGGATGTCGCCACCCCGGACGGCACCTGGCGCGCGAAGCAGGGCAGCTATGCGCTGGTCGATCTGTTCGCCCGCTATCAGGTGAATAAAAACCTGTCGCTACAGGCTAATCTGAATAACCTGTTCGATGAGGCCTACGACACCAGCGTCAGCCGCTCCGTGGTTTACGGCGCGCCGCGCAACTTCAGCGTTACCGCCAACTACCGGTTCTGA
- a CDS encoding LysR family transcriptional regulator — MIRLEDIRLFVRSAALGSFSNAAREANLLPGQVSAAVQRLERELDKRLFARSTRSLRLTAEGERYLPYALEMLEVVQAGAESLHSGDEAFSGELKISVPSDTGRNVLLAAITAFCEQHPKLTLRLALSDRISDVFRDPVDVAIRYGVLDDSSYVALPLAQDNRRVLAASPDYLARYGRPESLDALASHHCILFTINGHAWDRWPFDTEEGPRELKIHGRLISDDADVARRWAVAGMGIVYKSWIDLYPDIAAGRLEILLPQIPGQAAPLNFICPHRRQFSPAIRGLYRQLQQALSEMTGRR, encoded by the coding sequence ATGATTCGTCTGGAAGATATCAGGCTGTTTGTTCGCTCCGCCGCGCTGGGCAGTTTTTCCAACGCGGCGCGCGAAGCCAATCTGCTGCCTGGCCAGGTGAGCGCGGCGGTGCAGCGCCTGGAGCGGGAACTGGATAAGCGGCTGTTCGCCCGTTCCACCCGCAGCCTGAGGCTGACGGCGGAAGGGGAAAGGTATCTGCCCTATGCGCTGGAGATGCTGGAGGTCGTCCAGGCGGGCGCGGAAAGTTTGCACAGCGGCGATGAAGCCTTCAGCGGCGAATTGAAAATCTCCGTCCCTTCCGATACCGGCCGCAATGTGCTGCTGGCGGCGATTACCGCGTTTTGTGAACAGCACCCTAAGCTCACGCTGCGGCTGGCGCTTTCCGACAGGATAAGCGATGTGTTTCGCGATCCGGTGGATGTGGCAATCCGCTATGGCGTGCTGGATGACAGCAGCTATGTGGCTCTGCCGCTGGCGCAAGATAATCGTCGGGTGCTGGCGGCTTCGCCGGACTATCTGGCGCGTTACGGCAGGCCGGAAAGTCTGGACGCTCTGGCCAGTCACCACTGCATTCTGTTTACCATCAACGGTCATGCGTGGGATCGCTGGCCGTTTGATACCGAAGAGGGGCCGAGGGAGTTAAAAATTCACGGCAGACTGATTAGCGACGACGCCGATGTGGCCCGGCGCTGGGCGGTGGCAGGTATGGGGATTGTCTATAAATCGTGGATCGATCTCTATCCGGATATCGCCGCCGGCAGGCTGGAGATATTGCTGCCGCAGATTCCGGGCCAGGCGGCGCCCCTGAACTTTATCTGCCCCCACCGGCGTCAGTTTTCTCCGGCCATTCGCGGGCTTTACCGCCAGTTGCAGCAGGCGCTAAGCGAAATGACCGGGCGGCGGTAG
- a CDS encoding zinc-binding alcohol dehydrogenase family protein — protein MKAIVYSQNGLPITDPQSLYETELPKPQPGAHDLLVKIRAISVNPVDTKVRNGAPTDTPRILGWDAVGEVEAVGESVTLFQPGDEVFYAGSIVRPGAYAEYGLVDERIAGHKPRSLGDADAAALPLTSLTAWELLFDRLQVGEKEDAALLIVGAGGGVGSIMTQLARQLTSLTVIGTASRPETAEWVKSLGAHHVIDHSRPLAEELKKIGIDQVRYVASLTHTDKHFPQIVEALAPQGRMGVIDDPEVLDVMPLKRKAVSLHWELMFTRAIFQTEDMQRQHEILENVSRLIDNGTLRSTLGDHYGQINAQNLRKAHALIESGKARGKIVLAGF, from the coding sequence ATGAAAGCCATTGTCTACAGCCAGAACGGTTTACCCATTACCGACCCCCAGTCGCTGTATGAAACCGAGCTGCCCAAACCGCAGCCCGGCGCCCACGATCTGCTGGTTAAAATCCGCGCCATCTCCGTTAACCCGGTGGATACCAAAGTCCGCAACGGCGCGCCGACCGATACGCCGCGCATTCTGGGTTGGGATGCCGTTGGCGAAGTGGAAGCCGTGGGTGAAAGCGTGACGCTGTTTCAACCCGGCGATGAAGTGTTTTACGCAGGCTCTATTGTGCGGCCCGGCGCCTATGCCGAATATGGCCTGGTGGATGAACGTATCGCGGGACATAAGCCGCGCTCCCTGGGCGATGCCGATGCCGCGGCGCTGCCGTTAACCTCCCTCACCGCCTGGGAACTGCTATTTGACCGCCTGCAGGTGGGCGAAAAAGAAGATGCGGCGCTGCTGATTGTCGGTGCGGGCGGCGGTGTGGGCTCTATCATGACCCAACTGGCGCGCCAGCTTACGTCGCTGACCGTGATCGGTACCGCCTCGCGGCCGGAAACCGCCGAATGGGTGAAATCCCTGGGCGCTCATCATGTTATCGATCACAGCCGTCCGTTGGCCGAAGAGCTGAAAAAAATCGGCATCGACCAGGTACGTTACGTGGCCAGCCTGACCCATACCGATAAGCACTTCCCTCAGATTGTAGAAGCGCTGGCGCCCCAGGGGCGGATGGGGGTCATCGACGATCCGGAAGTGCTTGATGTGATGCCGCTGAAACGCAAGGCCGTTTCACTGCACTGGGAGCTGATGTTTACCCGCGCTATCTTTCAGACCGAGGATATGCAACGTCAGCATGAAATTCTGGAAAACGTCAGCCGCCTGATTGATAACGGCACCCTGCGTTCCACCCTGGGTGACCACTACGGCCAAATCAACGCGCAGAACCTGCGCAAGGCCCACGCGTTAATCGAAAGCGGTAAAGCGCGCGGGAAGATTGTGCTGGCAGGGTTTTAA